The Mytilus galloprovincialis chromosome 2, xbMytGall1.hap1.1, whole genome shotgun sequence genome has a window encoding:
- the LOC143063091 gene encoding uncharacterized protein LOC143063091: MDSVSFEDINQSEIKENTDEAISKDIEICISQFTQTLEENLASFIDVTSLIDYTKKGRQPAEKPIFKCGECGKIFQLKHHLQTHMKVHIPEKSFSCDICHKKFSLSHHLQQHIRVHTGERPYKCEVCEKAFISSSNLKRHRDTHGQKVVKMEDDQMYIMEKERDYKCQVCDKEFVRYDHLRRHVQIHTGDIRFTCSVCDKNFGRKEHLTRHMRTHSKSKSHLCPICKRAYTRKYSLEAHMETHEDDEDSEYESSDEDIDLTEEEIDIQEKDIDIQEEDIVIKEEDIINIQEKDIVIKEEDIAIKEEDIVIKEKDIVIKEDDIVLKEEDIVIKKDDIVTIENEMNI; this comes from the exons ATGGACAGTGTCAGTTTTGAAGACATAAATCAGTCAGAAATCAAAG agaatACAGATGAAGCAATAAGTAAAGATATAGAAATCTGTATCAGTCAGTTCACACAGACATTAGAAGAAAACTTAGCATCATTTATTGATGTCACTTCATTAATAGATTACACAAAAAAGGGGAGGCAACCAGCTGAAAAGCCAATATTTAAATGTGGAGAATGTGGGAAAATTTTCCAGTTGAAACACCATTTACAG ACCCATATGAAAGTTCATATACCTGAGAAATCCTTTAGCTGTGatatatgtcataaaaaattCAGTTTGAGTCACCACTTACAACAACACATCAGAGTACACACAG GTGAAAGACCATACAAATGTGAAGTATGTGAGAAAGCATTTATATCTAGTTCTAATCTAAAGCGCCATCGGGACACTCACGGACAAAAAGTAGTTAAAATGGAAGATGATCAAATGTACATTATGGAGAAAGAACGGGATTACAAATGTCAAGTATGTGACAAGGAATTTGTACGGTACGACCATCTGAGGAGACATGTTCAAATTCATACGGGTGATATAAGATTTACATGTTCTGTGTGTGACAAAAATTTTGGACGTAAAGAACACCTTACTAGACATATGAGAACACACAGTAAATCAAAATCTCATTTGTGTCCTATATGTAAACGTGCGTACACTAGGAAATATAGTCTAGAAGCTCATATGGAAACTCACGAAGACGATGAGGATTCAGAGTATGAAAGTTCTGATGAAGATATTGATCTTACAGAGGAGGAAATTGATATACAAGAGAAAGACATTGATATACAAGAGGAGGACATTGTAATAAAAGAGGAGGACATAATTAATATACAAGAGAAAGACATTGTTATAAAAGAGGAGGACATTGCTATAAAAGAGGAGGACATTGTTATAAAAGAGAAAGACATTGTTATAAAAGAGGATGACATTGTTTTAAAAGAGGAGGACATTGTTATAAAAAAGGATGACATTGTtacaattgaaaatgaaatgaatatttag
- the LOC143063092 gene encoding GTP-binding protein 4-like encodes MSHYNFKKITVVPPSKDFIDIVLSKTQRKTPTVIHKQYRIGRIRHFYMRKVKFAQQTFHDKLTQILTDFPKLEEVHPFYADLMNVLYDKDHYKLALGQINTARHLVDNVAKDYSRLLKYGDSLYRCKQLKKAALGRMCTIMKRQKQSLEYLEEVRQHLSRLPSIDPNTRTLLICGFPNVGKSSFINKITRADVEVQPYAFTTKSLYVGHTDYKYLRWQVVDTPGILDHSLEDRNTIEMQAITALAHLRAAVLYVMDVSEQCGHSLEQQLELFNNIKPLFANKPLMVCVNKIDVLKLDELSQDKQQIFEEFKTEDIPVLQMSTLTEEGVFEVKSQACERLLAYRIETKMKSKKVNDILNRLHVAVPSKRDAKARPPCIPQAILDKRKAMETDKPKKKLERDLEVEMGDEYYLDLRKHWDLLKEGEKYDKIPEIWQGHNVADFIDPEIMEKLDALEKEEELREQAGYYNNEESEEDEEMQEIRATAGRIREKRKIIVLESREKRTIEKPRLPRTAKKLDTKRMTSEMGELGVDVDIDDDETHLGRARSRSVTKKALKRKREQSMEVDTKSRSRSRSRTVPRDQSGVRDPVMAKKVKKIAMNAQKSRNHQARKGEGDRVILDMKPKHLFAGKRKQGKTDRR; translated from the exons ATGTCACACTACAATTTCAAGAAAATCACTGTGGTTCCACCATCAAAA GATTTTATAGACATAGTGCTGTCCAAAACACAGAGGAAGACACCAACTGTAATACACAAACAATATCGTATTGGCAGAATTCGTCATTTTTATATGCGTAAAGTCAAGTTTGCCCAACAAACATTTCACGATAAATTGACACAGATCTTAACAGATTTTCCCAAACTTGAG gaAGTACATCCATTTTATGCCGATTTGATGAATGTATTGTATGATAAAGACCATTACAAGTTGGCTCTGGGTCAGATTAATACTGCCAGGCATTTAGTAGACAA tgtTGCTAAAGACTATTCCAGACTATTGAAGTATGGAGATTCGTTATACAGATGTAAACAGCTAAAGAAAGCAGCTCTAGGAAG AATGTGTACTATTATGAAGAGACAGAAACAGAGCTTGGAATACCTAGAAGAAGTCAGACAACATTTATCAAGGTTACCATCGATAGATCCAAATACCAGAACATTACTTATATGTGGATTCCCTAATGTCGGCAAATCTAGTTTCATAAATAAG attacCAGAGCTGATGTAGAAGTACAACCTTATGCCTTTACAACAAAGTCATTATATGTAGGACACACAGACTATAAATATCTCAGATGGCAG GTAGTGGATACACCCGGTATATTAGATCATAGTTTAGAGGACAGAAACACAATAGAAATGCAGGCTATTACAGCTCTGGCCCATCTTAGAGCTGCTGTACTGTATGTAATGgatgtatctgaacagtgtggACATTCACTAGAACAACAG TTAGAATTGTTCAACAATATAAAACCATTATTCGCCAACAAACCTTTAATGGTATGTGTTAACAAAATAGATGTTCTCAAGTTAGATGAACTCTCACAAGATAAACAG CAAATATTTGAGGAGTTTAAGACAGAAGACATACCAGTATTACAGATGAGTACCCTGACAGAAGAGGGAGTTTTTGAAGTCAAGTCTCAg GCTTGTGAAAGACTGTTAGCTTACAGGatagaaacaaaaatgaaatcaaaGAAAGTAAATGATATTCTAAACAGATTACATGTAGCTGTTCCTTCTAAACGAGATGCAAAA GCACGACCACCATGTATACCTCAGGCAATATTGGATAAAAGGAAAGCCATGGAAACAGATAAACCCAAGAAAAAACTg GAGAGAGATTTAGAAGTAGAGATGGGTGATGAGTATTATCTGGATCTTAGAA AACACTGGGATTTACTTAAGGAGGGAGAAAAGTATGACAAAATACCAGAAATATGGCAAGGTCACAATGTTGCAGATTTCATTGACCCAGAAATTATGGAG aaattaGATGCCTTAGAGAAAGAAGAAGAATTGAGAGAACAGGCTGGTTATTATAATAATGAAGAGAGTGAGGAAGACGAAGAAATGCAGGAGATTAGAGCAACGGCTGGAAG aataagagagaaaagaaaaataattgttttggAGTCTAGAGAAAAGAGAACTATTGAAAAACCAAGATTGCCGAGAACTGCTAAAAAATTAGACACAAAGAGAATGACCTCAGAAATGGGAGAACTTGGTGTTGATGTGGACATTGATGATGATGAA ACACATCTTGGAAGGGCCAGATCCCGCAGTGTCACCAAAAAAGCTCTGAAGCGTAAGAGAGAGCAGTCCATGGAAGTGGATACCAAGAGCAGATCAAGGAGTAGATCAAGAACAGTACCTAGAGACCAGTCTGGAGTCAGAGATCCTGTG ATGGCTAAGAAAGTAAAGAAGATTGCTATGAATGCACAGAAATCCAGGAATCACCAAGCTCGTAAGGGAGAAGGAGACAGAGTAATCCTGGACATGAAACCTAAACATCTCTTTGCTGGAAAACGAAAGCAAGGCAAAACAGACAGACGTtaa